A portion of the Streptomyces coeruleoprunus genome contains these proteins:
- a CDS encoding nuclear transport factor 2 family protein, which yields MSSLIIQNAFQAFASYDPDRISAVLTEDDEWLSPPGNAVAVALGATHHMVGRKAIVRFFAEGFPRLFVRDVAVTFHGFQADSERGVAEASVTATLANGNHYNNDYCFVFAFRNELIHRVREYVDTSRGHRMIFGEIPQ from the coding sequence ATGAGCAGCCTCATCATCCAGAACGCCTTCCAGGCGTTCGCCAGTTATGACCCCGACCGGATCTCCGCGGTCCTCACCGAGGACGACGAATGGCTCTCGCCCCCCGGGAACGCAGTTGCCGTCGCGCTCGGGGCGACCCATCACATGGTCGGCAGGAAGGCGATCGTGCGCTTCTTCGCCGAGGGCTTCCCCCGTCTGTTCGTGCGCGACGTCGCCGTCACCTTCCACGGTTTCCAGGCCGACAGCGAGCGGGGGGTCGCCGAGGCGAGCGTGACGGCAACGCTCGCAAACGGAAACCACTACAACAACGACTACTGCTTCGTCTTCGCATTCCGGAACGAGCTGATCCACCGGGTCCGCGAGTACGTGGACACCTCCCGCGGGCACCGCATGATCTTCGGCGAGATCCCCCAGTAG
- a CDS encoding SchA/CurD-like domain-containing protein, giving the protein MTTSTRISQSAFDGSRLRVLLLVDLHEGAQQRFLDAYEHMRRHVASVPGHISDQLCQSMENPSQWLIASEWASAPPFLAWINSEDHIETVRPMQSCVRDLRSMRYHIVRETGSALPLTADTAGVQAPVRLGDGVTRHALTFTVKPGSESKVADILAGYAPPEARVDDSTRLRRTTLFMHGNRVVRTVEVQGDLMAALRHVSRQPEVRAVEEALNPYLERSRDLNDPASARAFFTLAAMPAVHHVAGDGPEPAGLRRHALYYPARPGCGMALARLLARQDETAAQDPASPVHRSTVFHRDDLVVRLVDVTGDPETDPVRTLGIHGRRKPAVLARLLDGAALGVEGPLTGERDAHRLLAHAGMTLITDRRAAQA; this is encoded by the coding sequence ATGACCACCTCGACACGCATATCCCAGTCGGCGTTCGACGGCTCCAGGCTTCGAGTCCTCCTGCTCGTCGATCTCCACGAAGGCGCCCAGCAGCGGTTCCTCGACGCGTACGAGCACATGCGGCGCCACGTCGCGTCGGTTCCCGGCCACATCAGTGACCAGCTGTGCCAGTCCATGGAGAACCCGTCCCAGTGGCTTATCGCCAGCGAATGGGCGAGCGCCCCGCCGTTCCTCGCCTGGATCAACAGCGAGGACCACATCGAGACGGTCAGGCCCATGCAGAGCTGCGTCCGTGACCTCCGGTCGATGCGCTACCACATCGTCCGCGAGACCGGCAGTGCCCTTCCGCTCACCGCCGACACCGCCGGCGTCCAGGCGCCCGTACGGCTGGGCGACGGGGTGACGCGTCACGCGCTGACGTTCACCGTCAAGCCGGGCTCCGAGTCCAAGGTCGCGGACATCCTCGCCGGCTACGCGCCGCCCGAGGCCCGCGTCGACGACTCCACGCGGCTGCGCCGCACCACGCTGTTCATGCACGGCAACCGTGTCGTCCGCACCGTCGAGGTGCAGGGCGACCTGATGGCGGCCCTCCGCCACGTCTCGCGGCAGCCCGAGGTACGGGCCGTCGAGGAGGCCCTCAACCCGTACCTGGAGCGGAGCCGGGACCTGAACGACCCCGCGTCCGCACGTGCCTTCTTCACCCTCGCCGCCATGCCGGCCGTCCACCACGTGGCCGGCGACGGGCCGGAACCCGCGGGGCTGCGGCGCCACGCGCTGTACTACCCGGCCCGCCCGGGCTGCGGCATGGCGCTGGCCCGGCTGCTCGCCCGGCAGGACGAGACCGCCGCGCAGGACCCCGCGAGCCCGGTGCACCGCAGCACCGTCTTCCACCGGGACGACCTCGTCGTCCGGCTCGTCGACGTGACGGGCGACCCCGAGACCGACCCGGTCAGGACCCTCGGCATCCACGGCAGGCGGAAGCCCGCCGTACTGGCACGCCTGCTCGACGGCGCCGCACTCGGCGTGGAAGGACCCCTCACCGGCGAACGGGACGCCCACCGCCTCCTCGCGCACGCCGGCATGACGCTGATCACCGACCGCAGGGCCGCACAGGCCTGA
- a CDS encoding GNAT family N-acetyltransferase: protein MHEIGLSDGIITLSPLRLDDVEAHLTGEDELLVRWLNGGPGTREGVEAYFRHCREQWDTAGPLRAFGIRAGADQVLAGTADLRFTGEGLAPGQVNVAYGLYPSWRGRGLATRAVLLASRYAAAEGAQEAVIQVDPENRASAAVARRAGFTPSKQPRSNDATRFDWYIRDLREDRSGFPC, encoded by the coding sequence ATGCATGAAATAGGGCTGTCCGACGGGATCATCACGCTGTCGCCGTTGCGCCTGGACGATGTGGAGGCACATCTCACGGGGGAAGACGAGCTGCTGGTTCGCTGGCTCAACGGAGGTCCCGGCACGCGTGAGGGCGTGGAAGCGTATTTCCGGCACTGCCGGGAACAGTGGGACACCGCCGGGCCGCTTCGCGCCTTCGGCATCCGGGCGGGCGCCGACCAGGTGCTGGCAGGGACGGCCGACCTGCGGTTCACAGGAGAGGGCTTGGCCCCCGGCCAGGTGAACGTCGCCTACGGCCTCTACCCGTCCTGGAGAGGCCGTGGCCTGGCCACCCGCGCGGTCCTCCTGGCATCCCGGTACGCCGCCGCCGAGGGCGCGCAAGAGGCGGTGATTCAGGTCGATCCGGAGAATCGCGCATCCGCCGCAGTCGCGCGGCGCGCAGGATTCACTCCCAGCAAGCAACCGCGCAGCAACGACGCCACACGCTTCGACTGGTACATCCGCGACCTGCGTGAGGACCGTTCCGGCTTCCCCTGTTGA
- a CDS encoding sensor histidine kinase: MKTGRARVGDWAIAVGVAAALLVTGVSGQQGSATRLDVLGCALLTAGGLALAARRRAPVTVLAGTGLCAVGYQAAGFDVPAVAYLFAVYAAVRAGHRTVTVVTSVAVLAALPLAALASGLHDTGEAFAQARGALEIAWLIAAGAAGEALRQAERRADEAERTREETARRRADEERLRIARELHDSLTHQISVIKVQAEVAVHLARKRGEPVPEALLAIQEAGREATRELRATLEALRDDDTAPPRGLDHVPELVERARTIGLDATLTIEGRPHDVPAAVDRTVYRIVQESLTNIARHAAAATASVRIDCRPDSLAIRVDDDGTATPDSTPVPGVGLLGMRERVTALGGRLRAEPRSEGGFTVQAELPVDRTS; the protein is encoded by the coding sequence ATGAAGACAGGACGGGCCCGTGTCGGAGACTGGGCGATCGCCGTCGGCGTGGCGGCCGCGCTGCTGGTCACCGGGGTGTCCGGACAGCAGGGCAGCGCCACGAGGCTCGACGTGCTCGGCTGCGCGCTGCTGACCGCCGGCGGCCTGGCACTGGCCGCGCGCCGCCGTGCCCCGGTCACCGTCCTGGCCGGCACCGGGCTGTGCGCGGTGGGGTATCAGGCGGCCGGTTTCGACGTGCCGGCCGTCGCGTACCTGTTCGCCGTGTACGCCGCCGTACGGGCGGGGCACCGCACCGTGACGGTCGTGACGAGCGTGGCCGTACTGGCCGCTCTGCCGCTCGCCGCCCTGGCCTCGGGCCTGCACGACACGGGCGAGGCGTTCGCACAGGCCCGGGGCGCCCTCGAAATCGCCTGGCTCATCGCGGCCGGCGCCGCCGGCGAGGCGCTGCGGCAGGCCGAGCGGCGGGCGGACGAGGCCGAGCGCACCCGCGAGGAGACCGCGCGGCGCCGCGCCGACGAGGAGCGGCTGCGCATCGCCCGGGAGCTGCACGATTCGCTCACCCACCAGATCTCGGTCATCAAGGTGCAGGCCGAAGTCGCCGTCCACCTGGCCCGCAAGCGCGGCGAGCCCGTGCCGGAGGCCCTGCTGGCGATCCAGGAGGCCGGGCGCGAGGCGACCCGGGAGCTGCGCGCCACCCTGGAGGCGCTGCGCGACGACGACACGGCCCCGCCGCGCGGGCTCGACCACGTTCCGGAGCTGGTGGAACGGGCCCGTACGATCGGCCTCGACGCGACGCTGACGATCGAGGGCCGACCCCACGACGTGCCGGCCGCGGTGGACCGGACCGTCTACAGGATCGTCCAGGAGTCGCTCACCAACATCGCCCGGCACGCCGCCGCGGCCACGGCGTCGGTACGGATCGACTGCCGTCCGGACAGCCTCGCGATACGCGTCGACGACGACGGCACGGCGACGCCGGACAGCACACCGGTACCCGGCGTCGGGCTGCTCGGGATGCGCGAACGCGTCACCGCCCTCGGCGGCCGGCTGCGGGCCGAGCCGCGCAGCGAGGGCGGCTTCACCGTCCAGGCCGAACTCCCCGTGGACCGTACGTCATGA
- a CDS encoding DUF6223 family protein: MSVGFLPAASAAAHASVQPVAADVYTMSAGRLGAVVAALLGLFGVAVGGLALARSTGRTGTWYGGRSGAVVALVAGLIAMAVGGLVVATASGGLGTGNGLGGGIVALGVGLIGSVLGGLALRRCRRAG; this comes from the coding sequence ATGTCAGTCGGATTTCTGCCGGCCGCGTCGGCGGCCGCGCACGCCTCGGTCCAGCCGGTCGCCGCCGACGTGTACACCATGAGCGCCGGGCGACTCGGGGCCGTCGTGGCCGCGCTGCTGGGACTGTTCGGCGTGGCCGTCGGCGGACTGGCCCTCGCCCGCTCCACCGGTCGTACCGGCACCTGGTACGGCGGGCGGAGCGGGGCCGTCGTGGCCCTGGTGGCGGGGCTGATCGCCATGGCCGTCGGCGGGCTCGTGGTGGCCACCGCCTCCGGTGGCCTCGGCACCGGCAACGGACTCGGCGGGGGCATCGTGGCTCTGGGAGTGGGGCTGATCGGCTCGGTTCTCGGCGGACTGGCGCTGAGGCGCTGCCGCCGCGCGGGCTGA
- a CDS encoding putative quinol monooxygenase, which translates to MVLQVVRASIKPERREHWLEVMRGNAARTRAEEGCEGYQIAEDLEAPNTFVIIEQWADIDAVYRHFRNDFAALMAALGDVFAAPPQAWIHNLASTLTLDEVLAKAGLTR; encoded by the coding sequence ATGGTTCTCCAGGTTGTCAGAGCATCGATCAAGCCGGAGCGGCGTGAGCACTGGCTCGAGGTGATGCGCGGCAACGCGGCGCGGACCCGTGCTGAGGAGGGCTGTGAGGGCTACCAGATCGCCGAAGATCTCGAAGCACCGAATACCTTCGTGATCATCGAACAGTGGGCTGACATTGACGCCGTATACAGGCACTTCCGGAATGATTTCGCGGCGCTCATGGCCGCTTTGGGCGACGTCTTCGCAGCACCGCCTCAGGCCTGGATCCACAACTTGGCCTCGACGCTGACCCTCGACGAAGTCCTTGCGAAAGCCGGGCTGACCCGCTAG
- a CDS encoding MFS transporter, giving the protein MGFVDDQRRPRPVRLGLRENWPQFALLVVVNVCVGALVGLERTTVPLIGADVFGLTSDLAVFSFIIAFGLTKAVTNLAAGALAARFRRKRLLVAGWLIGVPVPFALAWAPSWGWIVAANVLLGVNQGLTWSMTVNMKIDLVGPARRGLATGLNEAAGYVALGATALLTGYLATAYGLRPAPQLIGVVFVASGLALSLVVRDTAAHVALELAGHPATAASERSTGLARTFARTSWRHRSLRGASQAGLVNNLNDGLTWGVFPLLFTDHGLGLAAVGLIKGLYPLLWGIGQIPTGHLADRIGRKPLIVHGMLLQAAGFVLALALLDTPLLAGILSAAALGIGTAMVYPALIASVSDHAHPAWRVNALGTYRFWRDLGYAVGALVAGVLADALGLNATVIAAAVLTAGSGLLAARWITEPAAR; this is encoded by the coding sequence GTGGGCTTCGTCGACGATCAGCGGCGCCCGCGGCCGGTGCGGCTCGGCCTGCGGGAGAACTGGCCGCAGTTCGCCCTGCTCGTCGTCGTCAACGTCTGCGTCGGCGCCCTGGTCGGGCTGGAGCGCACCACCGTCCCGCTCATCGGCGCCGATGTCTTCGGCCTGACCAGCGACCTGGCGGTCTTCTCCTTCATCATCGCCTTCGGCCTCACCAAGGCGGTCACCAACCTCGCCGCCGGCGCGCTGGCCGCCCGCTTCCGCCGCAAGCGGCTCCTGGTGGCCGGCTGGCTGATCGGCGTCCCCGTTCCCTTCGCGCTCGCCTGGGCGCCCTCCTGGGGCTGGATCGTCGCCGCCAACGTCCTCCTGGGCGTCAATCAAGGGCTGACCTGGTCGATGACCGTCAACATGAAGATCGACCTCGTCGGTCCCGCCCGGCGCGGCCTCGCGACCGGCCTGAACGAGGCCGCCGGGTACGTCGCCCTCGGCGCCACCGCCCTGCTCACCGGCTACCTCGCCACCGCCTACGGCCTGCGCCCCGCACCCCAGCTCATCGGCGTCGTCTTCGTCGCGTCCGGCCTCGCCCTGTCCCTCGTCGTCCGCGACACCGCCGCCCATGTCGCCCTCGAACTCGCGGGGCACCCGGCCACGGCCGCGTCCGAACGGTCCACCGGCCTCGCCCGCACCTTCGCCCGCACCTCCTGGCGCCACCGCTCCCTGCGCGGCGCCAGCCAGGCCGGCCTGGTCAACAACCTCAACGACGGCCTCACCTGGGGCGTCTTCCCGCTGCTGTTCACCGACCACGGCCTCGGACTGGCCGCCGTCGGTCTGATCAAGGGCCTCTACCCGCTGCTGTGGGGCATCGGGCAGATCCCGACCGGCCATCTCGCCGACCGCATCGGCCGCAAGCCCCTCATCGTCCACGGCATGCTCCTCCAGGCCGCGGGATTCGTCCTGGCCCTGGCACTGCTGGACACGCCGTTGCTCGCCGGCATCCTGTCGGCCGCCGCCCTCGGCATCGGTACCGCCATGGTGTACCCCGCCCTCATCGCCTCCGTCTCCGACCACGCCCACCCCGCCTGGCGCGTCAACGCACTCGGCACCTACCGCTTCTGGCGCGACCTCGGCTACGCGGTGGGCGCCCTCGTGGCCGGGGTGCTCGCCGACGCCCTCGGCCTGAACGCCACCGTCATCGCCGCCGCCGTCCTCACCGCCGGCTCAGGCCTCCTCGCCGCCCGCTGGATCACCGAACCCGCCGCCCGCTGA
- a CDS encoding GNAT family N-acetyltransferase, producing the protein MLRCVKTEDDPAHAAVTLPVGVRDLLPQDLPACTWAGSDTHLRHVERELARAAAGEVDYLAVCTPADLPVAIGGIDYQVSEGAGTLWQLAVMPALQSCGLGTLLVRAAEQRIRDRGLRRVALAVEEDNPRARALYERLGYAAYGREPDAWDEEGPDGSIRRHETMCVLMRKNL; encoded by the coding sequence ATGCTTCGGTGCGTGAAGACTGAAGACGACCCTGCTCATGCCGCCGTCACCTTGCCTGTCGGCGTGCGCGATCTCCTGCCCCAGGACCTGCCGGCGTGCACCTGGGCGGGCTCGGACACCCACCTGCGCCACGTGGAACGGGAACTGGCGCGCGCTGCGGCGGGCGAGGTGGACTATCTGGCCGTATGCACCCCTGCGGACCTGCCGGTGGCGATCGGCGGCATCGACTACCAAGTCTCCGAGGGAGCCGGGACTCTATGGCAGCTCGCCGTGATGCCGGCGCTGCAGTCCTGCGGCTTGGGAACGCTGCTCGTCCGAGCAGCCGAACAACGGATCCGGGACCGCGGGCTGCGCAGGGTCGCACTCGCTGTAGAGGAGGACAATCCCCGGGCGCGCGCCCTGTATGAGCGCCTGGGCTATGCCGCATACGGCCGTGAGCCGGATGCCTGGGACGAGGAAGGGCCCGACGGGTCGATCCGTCGCCACGAGACGATGTGCGTGCTCATGCGGAAGAACCTCTGA
- a CDS encoding response regulator transcription factor — protein MIRVLLVDDQPLLRGAFRALLDGEDDIEVVAEAADGAQGVALAREHLPDVALVDVQMPVVDGIEATRRIAADPALAGVHVVILTNYGFDEYVFDALRAGAAGFLVKDIVPEDFLHAVRVAARGDALLAPSITRRLIDRYVAQPPGTGTHAGLEGLTNREREAVALVAQGLSNDRIADRMVISPTTAKTHVNRAMTKLHARDRAQLVILAYESGLVTPRTS, from the coding sequence ATGATCCGTGTCCTGCTGGTCGACGACCAGCCGCTCCTGCGCGGCGCGTTCCGCGCGCTCCTCGACGGCGAGGACGACATCGAGGTGGTGGCCGAGGCCGCCGACGGGGCGCAGGGCGTGGCCCTCGCCAGGGAACACCTGCCCGACGTGGCGCTCGTCGACGTGCAGATGCCCGTCGTCGACGGCATCGAGGCGACCCGGCGCATCGCCGCGGACCCGGCCCTCGCCGGGGTGCACGTCGTCATCCTCACCAACTACGGCTTCGACGAGTACGTCTTCGACGCGCTGCGTGCCGGCGCCGCCGGATTCCTCGTCAAGGACATCGTGCCCGAGGACTTCCTGCACGCGGTACGCGTCGCCGCCCGCGGCGACGCCCTGCTCGCCCCCTCCATCACCCGCAGGCTCATCGACCGGTACGTCGCCCAGCCGCCCGGCACGGGCACCCACGCCGGGCTGGAAGGGCTGACCAACCGCGAACGCGAGGCCGTCGCCCTGGTCGCGCAGGGCCTGTCCAACGACCGGATCGCCGACCGCATGGTGATCAGCCCGACGACCGCGAAGACCCACGTCAACCGCGCCATGACCAAGCTCCACGCCCGCGACCGCGCCCAGCTCGTGATCCTCGCCTACGAATCGGGCCTGGTGACGCCGCGTACCTCCTGA
- a CDS encoding DUF2795 domain-containing protein has protein sequence MAHTTVPDIMKAIKSADFPASKEDLVEAARRSGASEEVVKALRGIPPEQYTNRDDVAHSVRVDVDSDQDTNRSRRAEQARQGGKPGLAQGLRDVPKPPIQEELDQ, from the coding sequence ATGGCACACACCACCGTTCCCGACATCATGAAAGCCATCAAGAGCGCCGATTTCCCGGCCTCCAAGGAGGATCTCGTCGAGGCCGCCCGCCGGTCCGGTGCCTCCGAGGAAGTCGTCAAGGCGCTGCGGGGCATCCCGCCCGAGCAGTACACGAACCGCGACGACGTGGCCCACTCCGTACGCGTCGACGTGGACAGTGACCAGGACACGAACCGGTCCCGCAGGGCCGAACAGGCCCGTCAGGGCGGCAAGCCCGGCCTGGCCCAGGGCCTGCGCGACGTCCCCAAGCCTCCGATCCAGGAGGAACTCGACCAGTAG
- a CDS encoding cupin domain-containing protein — MDTTRPRIVDLSETQPNRKRGGDLRTMLTPVTVGSTSGFMGLAILQPGERISEHYHPYSEEFVYVVEGRMEVDLDDETFALRPDQALMIPINMRHRFRNVGDEEARMVFHLGPLAPKPSLGHVDTEPTETPEGSENLQPYPVVQEEVAQSERRGAPA, encoded by the coding sequence ATGGACACGACACGCCCGCGCATCGTCGACCTGAGCGAGACCCAGCCCAACCGCAAGCGCGGCGGCGACCTGCGCACCATGCTCACCCCCGTCACCGTGGGATCGACCAGCGGCTTCATGGGGCTGGCCATCCTGCAGCCGGGCGAGCGCATCAGCGAGCACTACCACCCGTACTCCGAGGAGTTCGTGTACGTCGTCGAGGGCCGCATGGAGGTCGACCTGGACGACGAGACGTTCGCCCTGCGCCCCGACCAGGCCCTCATGATCCCCATCAACATGCGGCACCGCTTCCGCAACGTCGGCGACGAGGAGGCCCGCATGGTGTTCCACCTGGGCCCCCTGGCACCCAAGCCGAGCCTGGGCCACGTCGACACGGAGCCCACGGAAACCCCGGAGGGGAGCGAGAACCTCCAGCCGTACCCCGTCGTGCAGGAGGAGGTCGCGCAGTCCGAACGACGGGGGGCGCCAGCATGA
- a CDS encoding cupin domain-containing protein → MTAHEGVETAQGAGDDAPLNNRVHHVRSGELDGYAAISGGTVGSKRLWMGLVENPPLSATDNHHHGDSEAGIYVVSGHPVFVFHDGTREVRLAGGPGDFFLVPPFVPHREENPDPDEPAVVVIARTTQEPIKVSVPELYRLQETDPR, encoded by the coding sequence ATGACTGCCCATGAAGGCGTGGAGACCGCACAGGGCGCCGGGGACGACGCGCCGCTGAACAACCGCGTCCACCACGTACGCTCCGGCGAGCTGGACGGGTACGCCGCCATCAGCGGTGGCACGGTCGGGTCGAAGAGGCTCTGGATGGGCCTGGTGGAGAACCCCCCGCTGAGCGCCACGGACAACCACCATCACGGCGATTCGGAGGCGGGGATCTACGTGGTCAGCGGTCACCCCGTGTTCGTGTTCCACGACGGCACACGAGAGGTGCGCCTCGCCGGCGGTCCGGGCGACTTCTTCCTGGTGCCTCCGTTCGTCCCGCACCGCGAGGAGAACCCCGATCCGGACGAGCCCGCGGTCGTCGTGATCGCCCGGACCACGCAGGAGCCGATCAAGGTCTCCGTGCCCGAGCTGTACCGGCTCCAGGAGACGGACCCGCGGTAG
- a CDS encoding AraC family transcriptional regulator produces MRSAVGEREPVTGWEVRRPPQRGRTAGVSLAGFRDRGTGPVDLPVIPHPALTLVVEFGDGPLIVGDALGRQQRGSLVAGLAPVAMRMRGENIACVEVHLSPLVTHAVLGVRPAELARTVVALDDLWGRDAARIREQLGGAPSWEDRFALTDAFLARRRGTGPPVDPEVVRAWDRILVSRGRVRIEDLAAEVGWSRKRLWSRFRSQIGLPPKRAASLVRFRHAAQRLTAGASAAHVATECGYTDQSHLHREAVAFTGVTPSALAGDPGLATDDIAWAGREAGETR; encoded by the coding sequence ATGCGATCCGCCGTGGGTGAGCGTGAGCCTGTGACCGGGTGGGAGGTCAGGAGGCCACCGCAGCGCGGCCGGACAGCCGGCGTCAGCCTGGCCGGATTCCGCGATCGGGGCACGGGCCCCGTCGACCTGCCGGTGATTCCTCACCCGGCCCTCACCCTCGTCGTCGAGTTCGGCGACGGTCCGCTCATCGTGGGCGACGCCCTCGGCCGGCAACAGCGCGGAAGTCTCGTCGCCGGGCTCGCGCCCGTTGCGATGCGCATGCGGGGCGAGAACATCGCATGCGTGGAGGTGCACCTGTCCCCGTTGGTCACGCACGCCGTGCTGGGTGTCCGCCCGGCCGAGCTGGCGCGTACCGTGGTCGCTCTCGACGACCTGTGGGGCCGGGACGCGGCACGGATCCGGGAGCAATTGGGCGGGGCCCCGTCCTGGGAGGACCGTTTCGCGTTGACGGACGCCTTCCTCGCCCGTCGCCGCGGGACGGGGCCACCGGTGGACCCCGAGGTGGTCCGGGCCTGGGACCGGATCCTCGTGAGCCGCGGCCGCGTCAGGATCGAGGACCTGGCAGCCGAGGTCGGCTGGAGCCGCAAGCGCCTGTGGTCCCGGTTCCGGTCCCAGATCGGCCTGCCTCCCAAGCGCGCCGCGTCACTGGTCCGCTTCCGCCACGCCGCCCAGCGTTTGACCGCGGGCGCGAGCGCGGCCCACGTCGCGACGGAATGCGGCTACACCGACCAGTCCCATCTTCACCGGGAGGCCGTGGCGTTCACCGGAGTGACTCCATCGGCGCTGGCCGGTGACCCGGGGTTGGCGACGGACGACATCGCGTGGGCGGGGCGCGAGGCCGGCGAGACGCGCTGA
- a CDS encoding serine/threonine-protein kinase: MGEVWRAYDETLGRPVAVKLLLAQESDPTAVQRFRLEARTAGRLNHPHVVGVLDFGEHEGRLFLVMELVEGGSLARALAQRGPLPAERAAAIAAQAAAGLAAAHEQGVVHRDIKPANLLLDADGTVKIGDFGIARFLDDPAAALTGTGEIVGTSLYLAPERALGKPAGPPSDVYSLGCVLYQVLTGRAPFQADTAIAILHQHLDAAPRPPRLQGIALPPAFEDYLLDLLAKRPEDRPTARQAADWFAAGLWQRHAQPLPAVTPPPAPPTPAPTSPPPPAATASYAPHRPIRQAPAARRVAARRPGLVIGVAGAVVFLAAMLAGMAWFSPDRTAAETPHRDPAQSASPAAPPLGATEAPGTPSTTAGESPRSAPTAAPVPVRQDTPTQETDGGSQHEEDRKKQGDQDEDD; encoded by the coding sequence ATGGGCGAGGTCTGGCGGGCGTACGACGAGACCCTGGGCAGACCGGTCGCCGTCAAACTCCTGCTGGCCCAGGAGTCCGACCCGACCGCCGTCCAGCGCTTCCGCCTCGAAGCCCGGACCGCCGGCCGCCTCAACCACCCCCACGTCGTGGGCGTTCTGGACTTCGGCGAGCACGAGGGGCGCCTGTTCCTGGTGATGGAGCTGGTGGAGGGCGGCAGCCTCGCACGCGCCCTGGCGCAGCGGGGCCCGCTCCCCGCCGAGCGGGCCGCCGCCATCGCCGCCCAGGCGGCCGCCGGACTCGCCGCCGCGCATGAACAAGGCGTCGTCCACCGCGACATCAAGCCCGCGAACCTGCTCCTGGACGCCGACGGCACGGTGAAGATCGGCGACTTCGGGATCGCCCGCTTCCTCGACGATCCGGCCGCCGCACTCACCGGCACCGGCGAGATCGTCGGCACCAGCCTCTACCTCGCCCCCGAACGCGCCCTGGGCAAGCCCGCCGGGCCGCCGTCGGACGTGTACTCCCTGGGGTGCGTGCTCTACCAAGTCCTCACCGGACGGGCGCCGTTCCAGGCCGACACGGCCATCGCCATCCTCCACCAGCACCTCGACGCCGCGCCCCGGCCGCCGCGGCTCCAGGGCATCGCCCTGCCGCCCGCCTTCGAGGACTACCTCCTCGACCTCCTCGCCAAGCGGCCCGAGGACAGACCCACCGCGCGACAGGCCGCCGACTGGTTCGCCGCCGGACTCTGGCAGCGGCACGCACAGCCCCTGCCCGCCGTCACGCCTCCGCCCGCTCCGCCGACGCCCGCGCCGACCAGCCCCCCGCCACCGGCCGCCACCGCCTCGTACGCGCCCCACCGGCCGATCCGCCAGGCGCCCGCGGCCCGTCGAGTCGCCGCCCGCCGCCCCGGACTCGTCATCGGCGTCGCCGGAGCCGTGGTCTTCCTGGCCGCCATGCTGGCGGGCATGGCGTGGTTCTCACCGGATCGGACAGCGGCCGAGACACCCCACCGCGATCCGGCACAGTCCGCGAGCCCGGCAGCGCCGCCGCTCGGGGCCACGGAAGCACCCGGGACCCCGTCAACCACCGCCGGCGAATCCCCGCGTTCCGCTCCGACCGCGGCCCCTGTCCCGGTACGCCAGGACACTCCGACGCAGGAGACGGACGGAGGGAGCCAGCACGAGGAGGACCGGAAGAAGCAAGGGGACCAGGACGAGGACGACTGA
- a CDS encoding NUDIX hydrolase — MSEPAGRPVPVPPDEYVKTLPHHTVFACLYVRDERDHPIQLRSVYGARAWQLPGGNMEHGEDPWIAARREAVEETGLKHFMELEPVLLLTVYRHPEGLWPMPTVGFVFDGGRLTAGRLDAMRLNPDEHSTWEVHDWSGWERLMPPLGFARLRSIEAARTGRGPRFLVTGPPDRREDPTG, encoded by the coding sequence ATGTCCGAGCCTGCCGGCCGCCCCGTTCCGGTCCCGCCCGACGAGTACGTGAAGACGCTCCCGCACCACACGGTGTTCGCGTGCCTGTACGTGCGGGACGAGCGCGACCACCCGATTCAGCTGCGCTCCGTCTACGGCGCGCGGGCGTGGCAGTTGCCCGGCGGGAACATGGAGCACGGCGAGGACCCGTGGATCGCCGCCCGGCGCGAAGCCGTCGAGGAGACTGGGCTGAAGCACTTCATGGAGCTGGAGCCCGTTCTGCTGCTGACGGTCTACCGCCACCCGGAGGGCCTGTGGCCGATGCCGACGGTCGGGTTCGTCTTCGACGGTGGGCGCCTCACGGCGGGCCGGCTGGACGCCATGCGCCTGAACCCGGACGAGCACAGCACGTGGGAGGTCCACGACTGGTCCGGCTGGGAGCGCCTGATGCCGCCGCTGGGGTTCGCCCGGCTCCGCTCCATCGAAGCCGCACGCACCGGCCGGGGACCCCGGTTCCTGGTGACCGGGCCCCCGGACCGCAGGGAGGACCCGACCGGATGA